The Candidatus Zixiibacteriota bacterium genome includes the window GAGTCCCATTTTTCTTGAAAGCATAAACCTTGTGATCAGAACATGGTATTATGACTTCTCTGGCAGTATCCTGGTCAATATCCCCCAGAGCAGGAGAGGAAAAAATCGCCCCTTCAGTCTGGACTGGAAAACCAGACACTGGTGTGCCATCTCCGTTCCAGGCGTATAGTTTACCATCCAGCGAGCCAATCACTACTTCATCTTTTCCATCCTGGTCCAGATCACCTAAGGCTGGAGTGGAATAAAACATGTTTTCAGACGACACCGGAAAACCGGGGAGCAAAGTCCCGTTCCACTTCCAGGCATAAACTTTCATGTCCCAGGAGCCAATCACAACTTCTGAAACCCCATCTCCATCTAAATCTCCCAAAGCCGGAGAGGAAAAAAGTTTCCCTGCACACTGTTTTGGCCAACCAGGAACTAAACTGCCATCAGCTTTAAAAGCATATACCTTGTTATCGTATGAGCCTACCACTATCTCTAAATTCCCATCTGCGTCTATGTTGCCTATCACCGGGGAGGAAAAAACCCTCTCCCCTGCTGATTTAGGCCAGCCGGTTTTAAGTGTAGGAACTCCAGATTGTGAAAAAGACTGTGAAGTCAAAATTAAAAAAAGACAAAGCAGTATAATTGTTTGGGTTATCTTCAGCATATTGTACGTCCTGATTTAGAATTTAGTCATCGAATACCTGCGTTACCCTTAAACGAGTTTGAGAGTGCCATCCCTCTTGTGTTTTCTTTTCATCTTCCTTTTTGCATCTTCCATTTTCCATTTTTTTATTCATTTAGCACATCCAGATAAAGGCAGAGGTCCTCCCTTGAAAAGATAATTCACCAGATAGACTATATCCGCGGTAGTTGTCTGGCAATCACGGTTAACATCGCCTGAGGCTAAAAAGTAAGGCTCAGGCCCTCCTTTAAAAAGACAATTGACCAGAAAAACAACATCTGCGATTGTAACTTTATTATCCTGGTTTACGTCTCCCTTCACATACAACTGATTTTGATTGAAAAAAACGTAATTCTCCCGGTCCCAATTACTGACTGCCAGATCCTGTTTCAGTGAATATTTGTAATCGAATGAAACCTGAGAATCGGGAGCAACCTTAAAAGAAACCCAGCCTAAGGCTAAGCTATAGCAGTAGTCAGTTAAGGATAGAACATTACCGTCCGCCACTACCTTTTCCAGTTTATGAGCGGGATAGTGGCTCAAGTAGAAAACTTTTTTTGACCCGTCAGCCGGATGAGTCTCATTTTTTATTCTGACCAGACCATCTCCGTCCAAATCTGCCCAGACCATCTCCTCCACCACGCTTTCGTAAGCGAGATTACAGGTCCAGGCAGGAGTTGTTCCCAAATTTCCCCCGCTATTTTCATACATCGTCGAATACCCCCACCACCTGCCAGCGGCTAAATCTTTATATCCATCATTATTCACGTCGTAAAAGGATACTGCCGAACCATAACCATTGGTAGAGGAGACCCAATCAGGAATTGTATCTAAGATCCCGTTGTGATTCAGATAGACTTCAAAATACCCGTTTCCGTATAGCTGGAAATTATTGGCTACAGCTAAGTCTAAATAACCGTCATTGTTCAAGTCTCCCCAGGCTAAGGTGTTCCCATCATCTAC containing:
- a CDS encoding FG-GAP-like repeat-containing protein, with amino-acid sequence MLKLQLNRYSVIIASFLLFLQPVFAVIPLETSPSWRSLESRAPSINYYSTGAVFGDVDGNGFLDLVISNGNDMSKKPNLVYFNYNGKLDTTAGWVSANSEYSGHCALGDIDKDGYPELAVSNYINSFWGKTVIQLYDNVNGSLSTSPIWSSADSMHTFSCAFGDPDGDGYPDLAVACGEAYNNFNEKNRIYYNQSGALETTPSWVSGDSGACYDVDWGDVDNDGDLDLAFVCSQGRIRVYKNYGDSIETFPSWRSKNVDDGNTLAWGDLNNDGYLDLAVANNFQLYGNGYFEVYLNHNGILDTIPDWVSSTNGYGSAVSFYDVNNDGYKDLAAGRWWGYSTMYENSGGNLGTTPAWTCNLAYESVVEEMVWADLDGDGLVRIKNETHPADGSKKVFYLSHYPAHKLEKVVADGNVLSLTDYCYSLALGWVSFKVAPDSQVSFDYKYSLKQDLAVSNWDRENYVFFNQNQLYVKGDVNQDNKVTIADVVFLVNCLFKGGPEPYFLASGDVNRDCQTTTADIVYLVNYLFKGGPLPLSGCAK